One genomic segment of Acidobacteriota bacterium includes these proteins:
- a CDS encoding D-alanine--D-alanine ligase family protein — MRRVVALFFGGRSPEHDVSLVSARGILKHLDRSRWEPVLVRVDRRGVAWSGGEDMLTADPGPGRGVRVRLPSHPEDRRLRREDDGRPCSPPLDAVFPVIHGWGGEDGKLQGLTAWAGIPCVGAGVLGSALAMDKDRARRMLAAEGLPVVRDAVFSGEQVRDTEAVARAVEELGWPLFVKPARAGSSVGISKVEGPEGLADALGNATRWDSKVVVEAAVPGPREIEVAVLGHRVPEVSVAGEIEPHGEFYDYRAKYEDAESKLIIPAPLSAEVLRELRSYAARAFVALDLRGMARVDFLLERETGKIVLNEVNTIPGFTPISMFPRLWQASGINFTELIDRLLELAIDGHRR, encoded by the coding sequence ATGAGACGGGTGGTGGCCCTGTTCTTCGGCGGGCGCAGCCCTGAGCACGATGTTTCCCTGGTGTCGGCCCGGGGCATTCTCAAACATCTCGATCGCTCCCGGTGGGAACCTGTCCTGGTGCGGGTGGACCGCCGGGGAGTGGCGTGGTCCGGTGGTGAGGACATGCTCACCGCGGATCCGGGACCCGGGCGGGGCGTGCGGGTGCGCCTGCCCTCTCATCCGGAGGACCGTCGTCTGCGTCGCGAAGATGATGGTCGGCCCTGCTCGCCGCCCCTCGACGCGGTCTTTCCCGTGATTCATGGTTGGGGCGGGGAAGACGGCAAACTCCAGGGGCTGACCGCCTGGGCCGGGATTCCCTGCGTGGGGGCGGGCGTGCTCGGCTCGGCCCTGGCCATGGACAAGGATCGTGCCCGTCGCATGCTGGCCGCCGAAGGCCTGCCGGTGGTGCGTGACGCGGTCTTCTCCGGCGAGCAGGTCCGGGACACGGAGGCCGTGGCCCGGGCGGTGGAAGAGTTGGGCTGGCCCCTGTTCGTCAAGCCGGCCCGGGCGGGGTCCAGCGTGGGCATCTCGAAGGTCGAGGGCCCCGAAGGGCTGGCCGATGCCCTCGGGAACGCAACCCGCTGGGATTCGAAGGTCGTGGTGGAAGCCGCGGTGCCCGGCCCCCGGGAAATCGAAGTCGCCGTGCTGGGCCATCGGGTGCCCGAAGTCAGCGTGGCCGGGGAGATCGAGCCCCACGGCGAGTTTTACGACTACCGCGCCAAGTACGAGGATGCCGAATCCAAGCTGATCATTCCCGCTCCCCTGTCGGCCGAGGTGCTGCGGGAGCTGCGCAGCTATGCCGCGCGGGCTTTCGTCGCCCTCGACTTGCGGGGTATGGCGCGGGTGGACTTCCTGCTCGAGCGGGAGACAGGGAAAATCGTGCTCAACGAGGTGAACACGATTCCCGGGTTCACCCCGATCTCCATGTTTCCGCGCTTATGGCAGGCCTCGGGAATCAACTTTACCGAGTTGATCGACCGCCTGTTGGAACTGGCCATCGATGGGCATCGCCGCTGA